From a region of the Impatiens glandulifera chromosome 4, dImpGla2.1, whole genome shotgun sequence genome:
- the LOC124934925 gene encoding 2S seed storage albumin protein-like, with protein sequence MAKLTILALLALFAIAHLATAFRTTVTVVEEEDFNPARPQQRCQEQIQRQQQLRHCQMYLKEKSGRRSSVLEMSTDNNDDQDQYLDQCCQQLRNLNEQCRCKGLQEAVRQQQQQTRGGERGQTEQSQKQRIVDEAERLPSRCEVSPRSCTFERSPRWF encoded by the coding sequence ATGGCAAAGCTCACAATCCTCGCCCTTCTAGCCCTCTTCGCTATTGCCCACTTGGCAACTGCCTTCAGAACCACCGTGACCGTGGTAGAAGAGGAGGACTTTAACCCTGCACGGCCACAACAGAGATGCCAGGAACAAATCCAGAGACAGCAACAGCTCCGCCACTGCCAGATGTACCTTAAAGAGAAATCCGGCAGACGATCATCTGTGCTGGAAATGTCCACAGACAACAACGATGATCAGGATCAATACCTAGATCAATGCTGCCAGCAACTAAGGAACCTCAATGAGCAATGCCGCTGCAAGGGACTTCAAGAAGCTGTGCGTCAGCAACAACAACAGACACGCGGAGGAGAAAGAGGCCAGACTGAGCAGAGTCAGAAGCAGAGGATTGTCGATGAGGCAGAGAGACTTCCATCAAGATGCGAAGTCAGCCCACGCAGCTGCACCTTCGAAAGAAGCCCCAGATGGTTCTGA
- the LOC124934927 gene encoding 2S seed storage albumin protein-like: MAKLTILALLALFAIAHLATAFRTTVTVVEEEDFNPARPQQRCQEQIQRQQQLRHCQMYLKEKSGRRSSVLEMSTDNNDDQEQYLDQCCQQLRNLNEQCRCKGLQEAVRQQQQQTRGGERGQTEQSQKQRIVDEAERLPSRCEVSPRSCTFERSPRWF; this comes from the coding sequence ATGGCAAAGCTCACAATCCTCGCCCTTCTAGCCCTCTTCGCTATTGCCCACTTGGCAACTGCCTTCAGAACCACCGTGACCGTGGTAGAAGAGGAGGACTTTAACCCTGCACGGCCACAACAGAGATGCCAGGAACAAATCCAGAGACAGCAACAGCTCCGCCACTGCCAGATGTACCTTAAAGAGAAATCCGGCAGACGATCATCTGTGCTGGAAATGTCCACTGACAACAACGATGATCAGGAGCAATACCTAGATCAATGCTGCCAGCAACTAAGGAACCTCAATGAGCAATGCCGCTGCAAGGGACTTCAAGAAGCTGTGCGTCAGCAACAACAACAGACACGCGGAGGAGAAAGAGGCCAGACTGAGCAGAGTCAGAAGCAGAGGATTGTCGATGAGGCAGAGAGGCTTCCATCAAGATGCGAAGTCAGCCCACGCAGCTGCACCTTCGAAAGAAGCCCCAGATGGTTCTGA